In Chitinophaga sp. H8, the sequence TGGCCAATATTGTACAGTACCTGAACCACTATACCCGTTCTTCGATCGGTAACCGGCAGCAGAAGATGAGTATCGTGCTGCAGAACCAGACATTAGAGTCTAACGGTTATGTACAACTGGGACCTTTCAGGTCTGAATTTTATCTTACACCGCCACCTTCTTCTTTTGATCTTGGCGGGCTTAACTGGGTAGATCAGTTGTCCCTGCATGAATACCGGCATGCTTTGCAGAATATGAATTTCCGGCAGGGTATTTCCAAAGTATTTTATTATCTGGGAGGAGAACTGGGGCAGGCAGCTATTACAAATATTGCCGTCCCCAACTGGTTCTGGGAAGGGGATGCCGTGGTGATGGAAACTGCGTTAAGCGCAGAAGGCCGGGGGAGGCTTCCTGCATTTTTTGATGGTTTCAGAGGATTAACGTTGTCGGACAAACGGTATACCTATATGAAGATCCGTAATGGCTCCTATGTTGACTATATACCTAACCATTATCCGTTGGGGTACCTGATGGCCACTTATGGCCGGGAGCATTACGGACAAACTTTCTGGAAAGAAGTAACGACAGATGCCGTACGTTTCAGGGGCCTGTTTTATCCTTTTTCACACAGCCTGAAAAAACGGACGGGCAAGAATGTAACCGGTTTTTACCGGGCTATGTTGTCAGAGTATGCGCCAATATGGAAAGCGTATGCCAGCCGTAAAGATACTACTGCAGCCGTGCCGGTAGGTGCACCCGTGAAAACGGTTACCAATTACAATTATGTTTATCCTGCCGGTAATAATAACTGGATCGTATTAAAGAACAGCTACCGCCGCATTCCAGGTATTTACCTGCTGGATAGTACCGGTAAAGAGACATTGCTGGTACGTCCGGGGATCAATTTTGACAACTTTTTCAGCTATAAAAACGGGAAGGTGGTCTGGGCGGAAGCACGTTATGATGCCCGATGGACCTGGAAGGATTATACTGTTATTAAGATGTATGATCTGAGTACCGGGCATACCCGTAAGATCACCCCCCGTAACCGGTATTTTTCACCAGACATTGCGCACAACGGACAACAGCTGGTAGCCACGGTTACATCCCCCTCTCTGGAATACCGTCTTCATGTAATAGATGCCCAAACAGGGCATCTCCAAAAGATATTGCCTAATCCGGACAACTGGTATTATACTTATCCGAGGTTTACGGCGGATGATCAGTATGTGATCAGTGCTGTCCGTAATCAGCAAGGCCAGATGGCGCTGGTGCAGCAATCCATCACTACCGGTGAAAGCACTGTATTAATTCCGTTCAGCCAGACTGCTTATGGCGCACCCGTTGTCAGCAAGGATACCCTTTATTTTACAGCTGCCATTAAGGATGTAAATGACGTGTATGCATTTACCTTATCCGATAAGCAGTTGTACCAGGTAACCAGCCGGGGCAATAGTGCCCTGCATGTGGCGGTTGACCCGGCAATCAACCGTTTGTTGTTCAGTGAGTTTAGTGCAGATGGTTATACCTTGCGTAGTACTGCTTTAAACAAGGATGCATGGAGAGGTATTGTTATCGGAGAAAACCAGCATAGCAAATGGTTAAGACCTGATTTTAAGGAGGGCGGGGACATCCTTGGTAAAATACCGGCACATACTTATGCCGTTAAAAAATATCCCAAAGCATACCGTCTGTTTAACTTTCACAGCTGGGTACCTACCTTGAATGATCCGGAGTATAGTTTTACGGTATATGCAGATAACATCCTGAATACCGCTGCTACCAACATTGGTTATACCTATAACCGTAATGAAGGAAGTTCAGCGCTGAGTGCTAACTTTCTTTATGGCGCCTGGTTTCCCTACCTGAGTGCCGGTACAGAATATACATTTAACCGTTCGGGGTTGACCAACAAAGGGCGTGTGTACTGGAATGAGCTGAACTGGAATGCAGGCTTTACCATACCGTTGCAATTATCATCCGGCTTATACGGGCGGAGTTTATCCATCAGCAGCAAATATTATTATGCCATTACTTATCCGCAAAGCAATTTTAAATTCAAGGATGAGGGGATACAATATATCAGTAGTAGTATAGTATTTAATAATCAGCGTATCAAAGCCCGTCAGCATCTGTTTTCTCATTTCGGGCAAACACTTCAGTTTAAATATACCAAGTCGATCAGTGCGGCTCCTGCTACGCAGTACTATGGCCGGATGGACCTATATCTGCCAGGGTTACATACTAATCATAGCCTTGTACTGCAGGGAGCCTGGCAGCAAAAGGATACGTTGCAACGTTATTTATTCAGTGATAATTTTTCTTATGCACGTGGCTATAACACTCCTTTTTACGAACATAT encodes:
- a CDS encoding TolB family protein, whose protein sequence is MLNHCKLPPACCKLPVTCCKLFLFILLVAPLALSAQQFGGNPSSLKWDQINTDTVRIIFPRGMVKEGQRVANIVQYLNHYTRSSIGNRQQKMSIVLQNQTLESNGYVQLGPFRSEFYLTPPPSSFDLGGLNWVDQLSLHEYRHALQNMNFRQGISKVFYYLGGELGQAAITNIAVPNWFWEGDAVVMETALSAEGRGRLPAFFDGFRGLTLSDKRYTYMKIRNGSYVDYIPNHYPLGYLMATYGREHYGQTFWKEVTTDAVRFRGLFYPFSHSLKKRTGKNVTGFYRAMLSEYAPIWKAYASRKDTTAAVPVGAPVKTVTNYNYVYPAGNNNWIVLKNSYRRIPGIYLLDSTGKETLLVRPGINFDNFFSYKNGKVVWAEARYDARWTWKDYTVIKMYDLSTGHTRKITPRNRYFSPDIAHNGQQLVATVTSPSLEYRLHVIDAQTGHLQKILPNPDNWYYTYPRFTADDQYVISAVRNQQGQMALVQQSITTGESTVLIPFSQTAYGAPVVSKDTLYFTAAIKDVNDVYAFTLSDKQLYQVTSRGNSALHVAVDPAINRLLFSEFSADGYTLRSTALNKDAWRGIVIGENQHSKWLRPDFKEGGDILGKIPAHTYAVKKYPKAYRLFNFHSWVPTLNDPEYSFTVYADNILNTAATNIGYTYNRNEGSSALSANFLYGAWFPYLSAGTEYTFNRSGLTNKGRVYWNELNWNAGFTIPLQLSSGLYGRSLSISSKYYYAITYPQSNFKFKDEGIQYISSSIVFNNQRIKARQHLFSHFGQTLQFKYTKSISAAPATQYYGRMDLYLPGLHTNHSLVLQGAWQQKDTLQRYLFSDNFSYARGYNTPFYEHIYKVGANYHFPIAYPDWGFAQLLYFMRVRGNLFYDYSMAYDFRSKASTRYASTGGELFFDTKIGNTIPFTFGMRFSHLLDKDPSDNTQNRVDFIIPLQQLFSY